A genomic segment from Lutibacter sp. A80 encodes:
- a CDS encoding ABC transporter ATP-binding protein, which translates to MKQENVIHVENLTKKFGDFTAVNNITFEVKKGEIFGFLGANGAGKTTAMKMLIGISTPTSGAANVAGFNVFTNAEAIKKNIGYMSQKFALYDDLTVKENITFFGGIYGLNRKQINEKRCQLVEELGLQNITNKLVGSLPLGWKQKISFSVALLHNPKIVFLDEPTGGVDPITRRQFWEMIYKAAHQGTTIFVTTHYMDEAEYCDRVSIMVNGKIEALDTPKKLKEQFNVNNMNDVFLKLAR; encoded by the coding sequence ATGAAACAAGAAAATGTAATACACGTTGAAAACCTTACCAAAAAATTTGGAGATTTTACGGCTGTAAACAACATTACTTTCGAAGTTAAAAAAGGTGAAATATTTGGTTTTTTAGGAGCCAATGGAGCAGGAAAAACCACCGCAATGAAAATGTTGATTGGAATCTCCACACCAACATCTGGAGCAGCAAATGTAGCCGGTTTTAATGTGTTTACAAACGCCGAAGCAATTAAAAAAAATATTGGCTATATGAGTCAGAAATTTGCTTTGTATGATGATTTAACTGTAAAAGAAAATATTACATTTTTTGGAGGTATTTATGGCTTAAATCGTAAACAAATAAATGAAAAAAGATGCCAGTTAGTTGAAGAATTAGGCTTGCAAAACATTACAAACAAACTTGTAGGCTCGCTACCACTAGGTTGGAAACAAAAAATATCTTTTTCAGTAGCTCTTTTACACAATCCAAAAATTGTGTTTTTAGATGAACCAACTGGTGGTGTAGATCCAATTACTAGACGTCAATTTTGGGAAATGATTTATAAAGCTGCTCACCAAGGCACTACCATTTTTGTAACAACGCATTATATGGACGAGGCGGAATATTGCGATAGAGTATCTATAATGGTAAACGGTAAAATTGAAGCTTTGGATACACCTAAAAAATTAAAAGAACAATTTAATGTAAATAACATGAATGATGTGTTTTTAAAATTAGCAAGGTAA
- a CDS encoding ABC transporter permease, with protein sequence MKRFIGFIKKEFYHIIRDKRSLFILFGMPIAQIMLFGFAITNEINNVDIAILDHSKDVTTKEIINKISASKYFSIKQMLEKEEDIASVFKKGHVKAVLNFEQNFSENLIKENKANIQIVTDATNPNTANTISNYINAIVIQYQKELNKNSVSNYQINTRTRLVYNPELKSVYMFVPGVMTMILMLVSAMMTSISITREKELGTMEILLVSPLKPFQVIIGKVFPYIFLSIINAIIIILLSIFIFKMPVQGSLFLLGLESVLFIITSLALGILISTISTTQQTAMMISLMGLMLPVILLSGFIFPISSMPLPMQVISNIVPAKWFIIIIKGIMLKGVGLQYIWKETLILAGMTVFFIGLSVKKYKIRLE encoded by the coding sequence ATGAAACGTTTTATAGGATTTATAAAAAAAGAATTTTACCATATTATTAGAGATAAACGTTCGTTGTTTATTCTTTTTGGTATGCCAATTGCACAAATAATGTTATTTGGTTTCGCCATTACCAACGAAATCAACAATGTAGATATTGCTATTTTAGACCATTCAAAAGATGTAACAACCAAAGAAATTATTAATAAAATTTCAGCTTCAAAATATTTCAGCATTAAGCAAATGCTAGAAAAAGAAGAAGATATTGCTTCAGTCTTTAAAAAGGGCCACGTTAAGGCAGTTTTAAATTTTGAACAAAACTTTAGTGAGAATTTAATTAAAGAAAATAAAGCTAACATACAAATTGTTACAGATGCTACAAACCCAAACACAGCCAATACAATTAGTAATTATATTAATGCTATTGTAATTCAATATCAAAAAGAATTAAATAAAAATAGTGTCTCAAATTACCAAATAAATACTAGAACACGTTTAGTTTACAATCCAGAATTAAAAAGCGTATATATGTTTGTACCTGGTGTAATGACAATGATTCTTATGCTAGTATCTGCTATGATGACATCTATTTCCATAACTAGAGAAAAAGAATTAGGGACAATGGAAATTCTATTAGTATCACCTCTAAAACCTTTTCAGGTTATTATTGGTAAAGTTTTTCCGTATATTTTTCTATCTATAATTAATGCAATCATTATTATTTTATTAAGCATTTTTATTTTTAAAATGCCTGTTCAAGGAAGTTTATTTTTATTAGGATTAGAAAGCGTGTTATTCATTATAACATCATTAGCATTAGGTATTTTAATTTCAACAATTTCTACTACACAACAAACCGCTATGATGATTTCTTTAATGGGATTAATGCTTCCTGTTATTTTGTTATCTGGCTTTATTTTTCCTATTTCAAGTATGCCTTTACCAATGCAAGTAATAAGTAATATTGTTCCTGCCAAATGGTTTATAATTATTATAAAAGGCATTATGTTAAAGGGTGTTGGGTTGCAATATATATGGAAAGAAACGCTGATTCTAGCAGGAATGACTGTTTTTTTTATTGGATTAAGCGTAAAGAAATATAAAATTAGATTAGAATAA
- a CDS encoding ABC transporter ATP-binding protein, producing MSISVKNISKSYKKVNALQNITFNIKEGELFGLIGPDGAGKTTLFRILTTLLIPNKGKATVANFDILKDYKKIRNNVGYMPGRFSLYQDLTVEENLEFFATIFGTTIQQNYDLIKDIYIQIEPFKTRRAGKLSGGMKQKLALCCALIHKPKVLFLDEPTTGVDPVSRKEFWEMLKRLQTKGITILVSTPYMDEAALCDRIALIQDGKILEIDTPKAIVKHYPNPIYNIRSNNMYQLINSLNEYKYKHSVYPFGEFVHYTDSRTDFNPKEIKTYLESKNFYNIEIEETQPTIEDTFMELAK from the coding sequence ATGAGTATTTCTGTAAAAAATATTAGCAAATCGTACAAAAAAGTAAATGCTTTACAAAACATTACTTTCAATATAAAAGAAGGTGAATTATTTGGGCTAATTGGACCAGATGGAGCAGGTAAAACAACATTATTCAGAATTTTAACCACACTTTTAATTCCAAATAAAGGAAAAGCTACGGTTGCCAATTTTGACATTCTTAAAGATTACAAAAAAATTAGAAATAATGTAGGATACATGCCTGGACGGTTTTCGCTGTATCAAGATTTAACTGTTGAAGAAAATTTAGAATTTTTCGCTACAATTTTTGGAACTACCATTCAGCAAAATTACGATTTAATAAAAGATATTTACATTCAAATTGAACCTTTTAAAACCCGAAGAGCAGGAAAACTATCTGGCGGAATGAAACAAAAATTAGCGCTTTGTTGCGCCTTAATTCATAAACCTAAAGTACTATTTTTAGATGAACCAACCACTGGTGTTGATCCTGTTTCACGAAAAGAATTTTGGGAAATGTTAAAACGTTTACAAACTAAGGGAATTACCATTTTAGTTTCTACACCTTATATGGATGAGGCCGCTTTATGCGATAGAATTGCGCTTATTCAAGACGGAAAAATCCTAGAAATTGACACACCAAAAGCTATTGTAAAACACTATCCAAATCCAATATATAATATTCGTTCCAATAATATGTATCAATTAATAAACAGTTTAAATGAGTATAAATATAAGCACAGTGTCTATCCTTTTGGTGAATTTGTACATTATACAGATAGCAGAACAGATTTTAACCCAAAAGAAATAAAAACATATTTAGAATCTAAAAACTTTTATAATATAGAAATTGAAGAAACACAACCAACCATAGAAGATACTTTTATGGAATTGGCAAAGTAA